The Candidatus Eremiobacteraceae bacterium sequence CGAGAGCGTCGATACCGTGCCGCTGCGGCACATTCCGGTCCAAAGCCCGGACCAGGATCATGATTGTCTCGATATCGCTATCGACAGCAGCGACAAACTCTACGTGCTCAATCACTGTTGCCAAGTCGTCGTATACCCGGCCGGCGCTGGGGAAGATACGCAACCCATCCGAAGAATCATCGACCGCGGTGCCGGGCATATCGCGGTCGATCTGGTCGGGAACGTCTACCTTCTCTTTCCGCAAAGGGTGGACGTCTTCGGAAGCTCGGCGAATGTGGCGCGCACGTTCTCTCTCTCGCTGCCAAAGCCGAATATCTTGCTGACGAGCATCGCGGTTGGACCAGACGGGCAGGTCTACATCGGATCCGGCGTAAGCGTCGACGTTTACGCACCTAATGCCAGTGGAAACGCCGAACCTGTCCGGAGGCTCGACGTCGAGGCGGGTCGGATCGCGGTCGACAGCCACAGCAACATGTACGTGCTGGGAAACGATCCGACGAGACGATCTACGAGCCAGTTGTCGATCTTCAATGCCGGCGCCCAGGGAGACGCTGCCGCCAGCGCCATAGTGAAGATATCAGGATTTGCAGATGGCATCGCGCTATGGTTCGGGGGTCGGTGAAAGCGGTCATGAAGTTGAATCGGCTGTCGTTGTTGGTTGTCCTGTGCTTGTGCGCCGTTCCGGTGCCGGCCCTGCCCGACGCCACCTGCGATGCCAACTACGCTCAAGCCGTCATTCGCCAAGGCTTCTCGTATCTGGATGCGCACGATTGGGCTGACGCGAAGCTCATTGGCACTCGACTTGCAGCGTACACCGGCAACTGCAATAGCAACTTCAAGGTACAAAACCCGACTGCAGTGTACGCCATGTACTTTGTGGCATATTCCGAGCACGAGATGGGCGACGACGCGCACGCCGAGGAAGCCGTCGCGGCGGGTCTTCGCACGCTCGAGCAGCTCAAGGCGCAAGGCGGATACGAGAGCCTGTATGATAACGTCCGGCCATTATTCGTCGAGGTTCAGGGGAAGATCGCCGGTCACTATCAATGACGCAGCGCGTTGACGAACAACCTGTCAGGTGTGATATGATGCCTCGTGGAGTGGGAATGCGCGAAATCACGTTGCCGGAAGCGAAGCCGGCGTTCGAATGGGTCAACGGCCGCGCTCTTCAAAAGGTGAGCCCGCGGCGGCTCCATGGCTTGGCGCAAGGTCGGTTTTTTACTGCCCTTGACATGTGGGCGCAAGAGCGTGGAACCGGAAACGTGGCCACGGAGTGGCGCTTCCGGGTCCAGCCACCGAATGAAGCGCGCCGTCCCCTTGTGCCTGATGTAGCCTTCTTAGCGTTCGATCGACTCTCGTTCGAGGATCAGGAAGCGATGGATGAGCCCACCGTCGCGCCGACCGCCGTAGTCGAGGTTCTCTCTCCAGATGATCGTCGCCGCGACGTCGAAGAGAAGATACGCGTCTACCTCGCCGCCGGAACAAACGCCGTTTTTCTCGTCGATACCAACGCGCGAACCGTGACCGTGCGCGATTCACATGGCGCGCGTGTTGTCGAAGAAGGCGGCGACCTCACGCACGACGCACTTCCCGGTTTTCGTCTGCGCACATCGCGATTGTTCTCATTGCCCAAACCCAAATCCAAACCCAAGTAGTCCGTTTGATACCACGGGCGCGTGAGTTCGGCGTAGTGGTCGGATTGGCGACGGTGCTGACGCTCGCCATCCCCGCAACAGCGTCGGCCGAAACGCTCCAAGCCATGGTGGATTCCATCGCGCAGCGGGCGCCGATGAATCGCGCACAGCTCGGCGTCTTCGCCATCGACGCCTCGACCGGCCGCGTGCTGGTCTCACGCCAGGCGGAGCACGGATTCACACCTGCGTCGACGTTCAAACTGCTGCTTAGCGCCGCCGCGCTCGAGGTGCTAGGGCCGCAGTTCCGTTTCAAGACGCAGCTCATCGCGCGCGGTACCGTAGTCGGCAGCCGTCTCGACGGGGATCTCATCTTGGTCGGCGGCGGCGACCCGGTTCTGACCTCAAGAGACCTCGACGATGCGGCCGCCGCGGTCGTGCGCGCCGGCATCCATGAAGTCAGCGGCACGGTTCTTGAAGACGCGACGCTGTTCGACCAGCGCCGCTGGGGACCGGATTGGGCCTGGGATGGCACGCCTTTCTACTATCAAGCGCCGATCCAAGCGCTCGCCGTCGACGAAGGCACGGTGGGCGTCGTCATCACTCCCGGTGCGCAGACAGGCGACGCGGTCAGCGCTAAACTCTTGCCGCCCACTGGCGATTACACGATTGCGTCGCGCGCGGTGATGGGCGTCGGTCCGTACGACGATCCGGCGCGCTGTTCGCGCCTCTTCGGCACCACGCAGATCCTGATCGTCGGCCGCATGGCGCCTGGTGAATCGCAACAAACCGTGCACTGCGCGGTCGAAGACACGGCCGCATTCGCTGGCCAGGTCATGCGCAGCGCCCTCATCAACGCCGGCGTCTCGGTCGGCCGAAACCCGATCGGCGTCCGTCCGCCCAACGTGCCGCTCGATGTCATCGATGACAGCCCGCTGCCGGCACAAGCGCGCTACCCCGGCGCCCGAATCATCTGGTCGCACGAGTCGCCGACCCTCATCGAACTGCTGCGCACGATGCTCCCGAAGAGCGACAACTTCATCGCCGAGCACATCGAGAAGATGCTCGCGGTCGAGCACCTCGCTCAGCGCGGCAACTTCATCGGCGGCGCGACGGTCGAGCAGCGTTTCGCCGTGAATCAGCTCGGCATCGACCGCGACTCGCTCGACATCCAAGACGGCTCCGGACTATCGGCCGCCGACCGCATCACGCCGCGCGACCTCGTCACCGTCCTTCGCTGGACCGCCAAACAGCCGTATGGCAATGACTTCATCAGCGCGCTGCCGCGCGCCGGCATGGACGGCACGCTCGCTGGCCGCCTCGCCGGCACGGATGCGGTCGGCCGCGTGCGCGCCAAATCCGGCTACATGCAACATTCGATAGCGCTGGCTGGCTACGCCGACACCCTGCACCACGGCCGCGTGATCTTCGCGGTGTTCGTCAACGACGCCACCGGCGACCCGGGCCCGTATTTCGACCTCGAAGACGAAGTGGTCAAGGATATCGTCGATGAGAACTGAGCTGTGAGCAAGTCGCGCTTCGAGGCGTTCTCGGACGGTGTCTTCGCGTTCGCGATCACGCTGCTGGTGCTCGGCTTTTCGCTTCCTGCGATCCGCCTGACCACTAACCATGATCTCACCGCCGCATTGCTGGCGCTGTGGCCCAACCTCATCGCGTATGCGCTGAGCTTCGGCGTGATCGGCATCATGTGGCAGAACCACCATGCGCTGTTCCGCCAAGTCGAGAAGGTCGATCGCGCGACCATCTTCTGGAACCTGCTCTTGCTGGCCGGCACCGCGTTCATCCCCTTTGCGACCGGCGCGCTCGGGAACTACCCGACGATGAAGGCGTCCGCGTTGCTGTACGGTCTGACGCTTTCCACCACCGCGACGGCCTATAACCTCATGCTCAACCATTTGATCAAGGCAGGCGCGTTCCACGCAAGCGTCACCAAAGAGACGATCGCCTCGACCGTCCGTGCCTACCGGACAGGATGGTTCGTCTACGCTGCCGCAACCTTACTGGCGCTCGAATTTCCAGTGATGAGTTTTGCCGCGTATGTCCTCATCGCTGTGTATTATCTCGTTCCGCACGGCCTCGACTCCGACGCGCGAGCCTAAGGAGGGCGCACTTGTCGCTTGAGCTTGTCAACACGATCGCGACCTTGACCACCGCGGCGGTTATCGCCACCACCGCCATCGTGGCGATCGTGCAGCTGCGGCATCTTCGCGCCGCGAATCAGATCACGGCGCTGCTCGCTGTGCAGAACGAACTCGACAGTCAGGATTACCGCGAGGCCGAGGTGATCGTACGTGAAGAGCTCGACGCCGCGCTTGCCGATCCGGTCTTTTGCAAATTCGAGATAGCCATGTCCCGGCGGCTCAATGGCGTCAAGATGGAGGGGCGGCACTTGCAGATCCGTCAGGCGGCGAACTTCATCGGCAACACGTTTGAGAACATCGGCTCGATGGTCAAAAACGGCATTCTCGACAAGCATCTGGTCATGGACATCTATAGCTGGATCGTGGTATCGCAATGGGACCGGTTGGCCGGGCTGACGGCGATGGCACGCGCCGCCACCGGCGAACCGGCGATCTATGAGAACTTCGAATATCTGGCGGCGCTGTCGAAGCGCTTTCTGAAGAACTACCCGCAGACGTATCCAGCGAACATGGAGCATCTGGAGATCACCGTGCCCCCGGCCGCCAAAGCTTTTCTATGAAGCATCTGGTGAAGTACCTGGCGCCGGTCATACTGGCCTTGGCAATGCAGCTCGCGACGACGCGATGCGCCTTCGCTGTCACGTCGGAGCAAGCGGCGATAATCGCGGCGACGACCTCGTCGTTGACGCCTGGCGACTCCTCACCTGACCGCCCCGTCGTGTTGGAGATATCGACATCTGGCGCGTATGCGCTCGTTCGCTGGATGTGGGGAATTGCGGCCGGCGATGCGCTGTTGGTCAGCAAGGCAGGTGCCTGGCACTCGATCGAAGCGACAACTGGTTCGTATGATGCGAACGGCCTGGAGAACTACTATCAGGTGCCAGCCAAGGTCGCCGACGCCCTGGTCGACCCGCACAACCGGGTCACGGTGGCGCAAATCCCAAAGGGTGATGTCGAAGATCGACTCGCCGGAAAGCTGGGCTGCGGCTATGCCTTCCAAACCTACTACCGACTCAATTTCCCGCCTGGCACGACGACCGAGGCCACGGAGATCGTTCATGCCGACGTTCTTCTGTATCAAGGCGACGGGATTGGATGGCTGCTGCGCACCCGCAATGATGCCCAGTTCTACGCCGATGGCCCAATCAACCAGCCACGCCACCACAACGCACCTCGCGACGTCGCCATTGGTATTCTGACCGCACTTGTCCCCAAATACAATGCGAGCTCCGCGCCAAATCCGCAGGAAGGCGCGCTCTATCCGGTCACCCAAAATCCAGATCTGTCGGGCTTTCCGGCCATGGGAATCCAGGTTAGAACCTGCTACTAAACCCCGAGCAGCGGCGGGCTAGCGAACGGTTGGTCGCGGAGCCGGGCCTTCGCCGGGCGGAATCGTCGGTCTGATGTGCGGCCACGGCGTCGCCGACCACGTGGTCTGCAGCGTCGTGCGCATGATGCTCACGACGTACGGATTCCAGGTCGACAACGTCCAATAGATCGTCGTCTCGTGGCTGTCATACGTGCTGCCTGCGTCGGCGGTGTAGCGGTTGAGCACGTAAGGCGCGTAGAATCCGCCCGGCGTGACCGTTCCGCCAGAAGTCTTGCCCGGCCAATAGTTGCGCTGCGTACCACAGCCCTTCGGGCTCATGATCAAATGGCACTCCACCTTGTCGGCCAAGCTAAGCAGAGTGAATGGTTCCGACCACGGACCCCATGGCGCAGCAGCGACGCGCCCTTGCACGCCGCCCGGACACTGGAAGAGCATGAGCCACATGCGCAGCGGCTTGTTCCAGGTCACCGAGAATTCGCCGATGCAGCGCTGCGCATCCGAATCCGGCGTGAACACCTCGGCATCTCCCGGCGGCGTCCATGGATGAGAATGTCCGCCGTTCCAAGCGGCAAGCGTCACCCATTTTGGATGTCCGCTCGAGTCGCGGCCGGTGAAGAAGCGCCATTTCGACGTATTGTCAAGCGACCCGGCTGGCGCGTACGCGAGATACGGCACGCTTGCGCGGTAGCGCGCAGCAGCGAAGATGAATACGCCAAGGCGCTGATCCGCGGGAAGATCGGCATGTGCCGCCGAGTTCATCGCCGTGGCGTAGACGAAACCGCTCGGCATGGTCACGACATCGGTGAACGTCCTACCGTCGTCGCTGGAGTGCGCCATGACGCCGATCCCAAGGCTGTTCTGGGCCGAGGTTTCCGGACATTTCTTCGTGGGCGCGGGCAATGACAGCGGATCGCTCGCAGACGGAGCGAGGTGTGTCGGCATCACGCAATGGTTGGTCCAGAAGAAGGCGTACAAATCGCCCGCGACCCCGACCCCGCCGGACGGCACGTTGAAGAATCCTTGTTCGATCGCCGGCGTGTGCACGATCGTCGCGGGCGCGAAATGCTCGGGCGAAGTTCCGGTATCGTTGATCTTGAGCTCAAGACAGTCTTTCTCGGTCGGTGCATCTCGGCGTGTCGTGATGCCGACCGAGTCGTCCGGAGGAAGATCGGCTGGCGTCCCCACCGGATGGCCGGGCGGCCAGCTATCGCCGAACAACAGCACGAGTTTCTTGCCGAGATCGACTGGATATCCCAAGTCTGCGGCATCGAGTCCGTGTTTGGTGTAGGTCCTCGCTTGCGTTGGTTTGCCGCTCTCCCAGTCTACGTCGCCGATGAGCTGGCAGATCTTGTCGCTGGTTCCGACGCGGGTCAACGGTGACGGCGCGCCGGGATCTCCCGCACGGGCGCTCACGCCGACGAATAACAGCGACGCTTGTAATGCAACGACCGCGGCGATTCGAAAAGCAACGCGCATTTCGCCCTCCCACACCCTCGCCTCAGAGCCCCTGCGCACTACGCAGGCTCGTAGAGCCACCCCTGCCGCGCGCTCGCTTGCCAGCAAACTCGCGCTTGACGTTATAACAATGTATTGACGGCCGTTTCGCGCGCGTGATAGGATGCCATCATGAGAGCCAAGATCAGGCGCATCGGCAATTCCCAGGGCGTCATCTTGCCCAAGCCGATCATCTCGCAGCTCGATCTAGGGCCCGAGGTGGAGATGGACGTGGAAGGCGACGCTCTCGTGTTGCGCAAGGCGCGGAAGAACGTGCGACGCGGCTGGGCCGAAGCCGCCAAGCGGCTTCATGAGCTTGGAGAAGGCAAGTTGATCTGGCCGGAGTTCTCGAATCCCGGCGACGACAAGCTAACGTGGTGACTCGAGGCGAGGTTTGGCTTGTTGCGCTCGATCCAGCGATCGGGAAGGAGATCAAGAAAGCCCGGCCAGTCTTGATCGTTTCGCCAGACGAGATCAACATGGCACCCGATACCGTTATAGTGGCCCCGATGACGACGGGCTCGGCGCCGGCGCCATACCGCGTGCCAGTAATCTTCCAAAACAAGCGCGGATTGATACTCGCGGACCAACTGCGGGCCGTAGCACAAGAGCGGCTGATAAGTCGTCTTGGGCGCGTATCTGGAAAGACCCTGAACATGACCTTGGGCGTGCTTCAGGCGATGTTCGCGGAGTAGCAATCGGGCCGCCCTCCCGTCCGCGGGTTGCCCCCTGGCGTTGACGGTCGCCGAATTGAGGTGATACCATGGCGCCGTGATCGCACTGTTGGTGAGTGCCGCAATCGCCTCTCCTACGCCGCTCTTGCCGTCGCCATGGGAGTCGCAGCCCGGGAAGGTCGCTGGCCAGTATGCCGATTATGTCCGGCACGAACAGGATGGGACCGATAGCGAGTTAGCGGCAATGCATCAGGCTTGCAACACCTGCAGTCCAGGCGCCATGGCTCAATTGCTTTACAATGGCTACGCGCAAATCTCGGCCATCACGGCCACGCATACCATTGGACACATATGCGGACGTGACGCCGACCACGTGCTCGCTGTAGGCGTCACGGCGTGGGACCCGCGCCGGCGCAACGTCGAGGCATACTTCTTCAAGGACGGAGCGACGCTGTATATGCTAGCGTACAATTTTCAAAGCGCCGAGCCGATGCCAGATGCTGAAGCAGCGCTCGCGTTGCTGTGCCCGCCGTCGTAGTGACGTCGAACAAACGGATTTCAGATCAGGTCAACGGTTTCCGGAACTTGACCAATCGGTCGACCTCTTCAAAACCGCACGCGCTGTGAGCGCGTTGCGCAGCATCGTTGTTCAGTTCTGAGTCGGACGCAAGCTCGGTATACCCACGTTCACGCGCCCACTCTTCGGCCGCCCGCATCAGCGCTTTCCCGAGTCCTTGACCTCGCGCCGACTCTTCGACGTACCATCCCTCGACGTGCGGCACCGGCATCGAATCGCAGCCATCTGAGAACGCGCGCACCGAAAGCTCGATGAAGCCTATCGGCTGCACGCTATCGTTGAGCGAGAGAAACGCCGCATCGACGATTCCTTGCTTCGTGCCGGCGACGAATGCGCGGCACTCGCGCGCCAGCTCATCGGCGTCCGCATCAGGCCACAGCCGCGCGCGCATGGCCGACCACGCTGGAGCATCGTGCATTTCGATCGGCCGGATCGTCGCCACGCAAGCTACTGCCCCGCGTCCGGCTGCGAGACGGGCAAGACCACCCGCGCCGACAACGTCTGGTCGACGACAGTCGCCAGCGACTGCAGATGCGCGCGCGTCAGCGTGTCCAGATGCCCGCTCTTGAGGGCCGCGCCGAGAGAATCCCGCAGCGTCACGAGCTCCGCACGCGCGAGCGATTGCGCGTCATACGGCGTGTCCGTCGACGGCGCAAGCACAAGCTGCGCAAGCCTGCGCGCGTATTCTTGTTGCAGGTTGCGATGGATTTCGCCGATCGGCGTGGTCGACGCGCCGCGTAGATCGCCGAAGATCGCCGTTTGCATCCACGTGAAGAGATCTGCCAAGCTCATCGTGCTCGCGCTTGTGTACTTAAGGGAGAGGTCGTCCAATCGCTGCAAGAGCACAGGGTTGAGCAGGTAATCGAGTTGGGTATTCTGCAGCGCCTCGATCATCGTTGCGATGGGCATATCATGGCGCACCGGCGGATTGTACGCCCAGTCCGGCAGAGGGAAATCGGTCACCCATTCCGTGTATACGAGCTGCCGCAACAAATGGGGCGAAAGGCTCCAAGCGCTGTCGGAAAAAACTGCCTGGTTCAACATCGCGAACGCGCGTTGCGACTGTGCGCGTGACACCGGTGTCAAGGGGAGCGCCGCGCCCGGATCGCCGATGTGTGCTCGCGAAAGATATTCGCCGCCGATATAGTGACTGGCGATGCGCGCGCAGTTTCGAAACGGGTAGAACGCGTAACCGAACGCTTGCCGCATGGCATCATGCGTATCGCCGTATTGCCTGAAGCGTTGATCGTCCATTCCAAAGAGCGTGCGGCCGATCTGCATCTGGCTGGTGCACCACGCCAAGTTGTCGTTGGTCAGGTCCTCTTGATTTATGCGCGGATCGATCGCGTGTCCTGTGGCCCAGTCAACATCCTCGTCCATCGCGAACCGATAGAGCGGATTGCTCCACGCCGAAGCCCAGCGGTGCAGCGTCGGAAGCTCTTGCGTCGGCGTCGTGGCGCCCGGAATCACGGCGTATCCCCACTTGATCGCATAATAGTCATAGGGCCCGAGCACGGTCTGGAAGTAATCCCCGGTCGAAACCCCCTTCGGCCAGACATTGGTCGGGATATACTCCATGACGGAGTTGGCAAGGCCGTACTGCGAAGTGAACGCTTTGGACTGGACCTGCTTTGCGGTATAGGCCTCGGACGCGATGAAGTTGTGTTGCAGGCCCCAATCGTGCCCGGCCTCGTGCAGCACGATGGACGTCAAAAAGTCGTCGGCGTAATGCGGTGGTAACGCATTCGCGGATACCTCGCCCATCGCCCGGAGCGCATTGAGCCCGAAGACCGCCGAGGCATGCTCGCCCGCTGCGAAGGCCGCCTCGCGTGCCTCGAAGCTGCCGCTCGGCCCGAACGATCGAACCGGTTGCGTGAAATCAACGCCTTGGAGATTGCCGTAATACATGAGATTGGCGTCTATGACGATCGACGTCTTGAGCATCTCGCCCGTGCGGGGATCGAAGACCAGCCCGGCCTGCGCGTAGCCCCCGCCATTGGACAACGTGAGCCAGTGGACGGTGCAGTATCGGATATCATCAGCATCCCAGTTCGGATCGTCGGGCTGATCTTTGACCTCGACCGCGTTGGGGAACCCGATCGGGGCGAAGGCTTGGTTCCATGTGAGCAGCGCCTTCTTTATGGTATCGCGATACGCCACCGGGATCGTGTTGCTGATGTAGTAGACCATCGGATGACGCTTGAGGTTCCAGCGAATGATGTAGCGCTGTTGCCGCTCGCGCACGTTGTCGCTCTCGAAACTGAGCTGCACGTTCGGATAGTAGCCCACGCGATCGTCCGCGATGCGCGGCGTGTAGCTTCCCGCGGGCGGGCCTTGCGCGATGTTGTACTTGATACTGACTTGGATGGTGCGCGGGTCGGTGACGTTGTCGATCGTGTCCGGCGATCCGGACGCATAGGTCTGGTCGGCCTCGATGATGATGTTCTCAGGGAAGGCCTTGCTAGGTCCGAAATACGTGCGCTTGTCATCGAGCCGGTAGGCCGAGTTCGGATTCTTGTCTTTGTCCGTATTGAGCGCTTGGCGCAAATAGTTCTGCATGTCGATGATGTCGGTGAGAAAAAATGATGCGTCGAACACGACGTTCCCGCTTGTCGGGTCTGTCGTGGCGATATCTGCAGTCGCCGCCAGGGACGGCGCGAAGTTCTGCGCGATCGCTCGAGCGGCCGGGCTGCCGTCCGGCGCGACGAAGGACGTGTTAGGCCACGTCACGACGATCGTGTTGTCCACCTTGCTGAAGCGCATGGTCCGCGCGAACTGCATGTAGGGCAGTCCGGGGGTGACGCCGTAACCGCCAAGGCCGGTAGACGGTTCCGTCGTCTGAATGAAGTCTGTGTCGAGCTGATTCTTGGCGATCTCGACGTAGATTTTGCCGTCTTTTCTCCACAGCGTGAACAGTCCGCGCTGAGGCGTGAGACCTTCGACGAATTTCGGGTACGGTGTCGGCGCATCGGCGGCTTGCGCACCCGCCGCAAAGAAAAAGGAGAAGCCGGTCAGAAGAATCGCAAGAGCGAGGTGACGCATGCGTGACCTCCTAGGAGCGCTGGAGGGCGCTTCGTTGCACGATGATCCATTGATCCCCTATGCGTGAGGGACCGCAACGGAGCATGCGTGCCGGCTCACGAAGAGTCCCGCTGCGCTTCTGGATTCCGCCAGATGCAAACACGATGAGGAGAATCGCACCGTGACACGATTGTCGGTCTTCGCAGTAGCGGCCCTAGCCTTCGCGCTGCCGCTGTGCGCCTTCGCAGATGTGCCGGCTAACCTGCAATCAGGCAATACTCACCTGCCGCCCACCGTCAATAACTTGAACGCGACGCGCGGCGGGCCCGGCAAGATCACGCTGACCTGGACGATGTCGGGTCATGGCGGCTACACGATCCAGTCCGTCTCGGTCCACCGCGTCGGCACGAATCCAGCCGGAACCACGACGCACCTCGGCCCGGTCCAGCACTGGTCTGACACGAGCGCGAACCCGAACGTCAAGTACTATTACCAGGTCTGCGCGCATGACAATGGCCAGGAGACCGGCTGCGGCTCGGTCACATACACCCTGCCGCAATAACTTCCGCAAAACGGAAGCCCTGGCTGTCATTCTAATCGGCGATTCATCTGAGCCGTGTAACGTTATGCTTGCCCGGCTAGTTTAACCGATATAGGAGATATGACAGCCACGGAGGTGGCCGACATGAGAAAGCAGATACTGACCCAAGGAACCATACGCCAACGCGAGGCGTCGCGCTTCAACCGCGCAGAGATGCACGCGTACTACATCGCGATCGTCACGATGTCGCGCCTGGTCTACGACCGCCCCGCCCTGGAAAAACACGCCTAATCTCCGCACTCGTACATAGCTGCATCATGGAGCGGTCGAGTTCATTCGACCGCTCTGCTATTACGCGCGAAATGCGGTCTCCGCGATCAGCTCCAGCGGCAACACCTCGACGGTTCCGCCCGAGACGGTCCCCACTCGTTTCGTGTACGCTGAGAAGAAGTCGCGCTCGTTGAGGGTGCGCGTCGTATCCTCGTCCGCTACGGCGACGACGTGATAATAGTCGTCGCCTTCCTTGTGCTTGAGGCAGCGGTATGCGATCTTTCCGCTCAATGCGGGATCGGTGTCCAATGCCTTGATGAACCGCCCGACCTCGCGACCCCAGTCTTCATCTGACCCGCTCTTACGTGTGTACTTGATGAGTAGGTGCTTCATATTTCCTCGCGGCTCGCAATCGGTTGGGGGCGTTGGATGGTTCCAGCACAGACCTGTCACGTCGTGTGTTTCGGGTTCGATTCCCGACGTCTCCAGCCTCCGCGAAAGCGGAAGGGTCGACGACCACAGGTCTGACGTCGACCCTATTGCATGCCCGCGTTAAACCGTCTATAATTCCAATGACAGGTCTGTGTTGGAACCAGCCCACAAGCGGCTGGTTTTTTCTTTTGTTGAGGCCCGAGCATCAAGTTTTTCTCAGGAGAAACTCAATGCGGTCCACGTGTTTGGTGCGCCAAGCATGCTCCGGGAGCCCTCAAGGAAGGCCAAACATGAACCGCTTCGAATTGCTCGCAACTCAACATCGCACGACACTGCGACCCCATACGCCCGAAGGAGGACTACGGTGTTCCCTGCGGCCTTCGAGTACGTCCGTGCCAACTCGCTCAACGATGTCTTCGACGCCTACAAGAAGTACGGCGCCGACGCTCGCATCCTGGCGGGCGGCCAAAGCCTCATCCCCGCCATGCGTTACCGCCTCGCTCAACCGGCGGTGCTGGTGGACATCAATCCGGTCCCCGGGCTTGCGTATCTAAAGGAAGACGGCGGCATGCTCAAGGTCGGCGCGCTCACGCGGCACTCCGACATCGAGTTCTCGCCGCTCGTCAGCGGCAAGTACAAGATGATCGCCGACGCTGCGTATCTGGTTGCCGACCCGATCGTGCGCAATCGCGGCACGCTGTGCGGCGCGATCGCGCACAACGACCCTGCGGCGGACTGGACCGCGGTCGCGCTCGCCGCCAACGCGTCCATCGTAGCGACAAGCGCGAAAGGCAGCCGCACCATCAGCATCGACGACTTCCTCGTCGATAGCTTCACCAATGCGCTGCAGAGCGGCGAGATGGTCACCGAAGTGCAGATACCGTCACCGGACGGACGCACGGCCGGCGCATACATCAAGATCGAGCGCAAGGTCGGCGACTACGCCACCGCGGCGGCCGCTGGACGGCTCACGCTCGACGCGCAGGGAAATGTCGCCAGCGCCGGCATCGGCATGTGCGCCGTCGGCCCGACGGCGATGCGCGCGAAAGCGGCCGAGAAGCTGCTCGCCGGCGGACCGCCTACGGACGATCGCATCAGTGCAGCCGCGGAATCGGCCGCCAAGGAATGCGACCCCGCCGAGGACACGCGCGGCAGCATCGATTTCAAACGCGATCTCATCCGCATACTCGTCATACGCGCGCTT is a genomic window containing:
- a CDS encoding zinc-dependent metalloprotease, yielding MRHLALAILLTGFSFFFAAGAQAADAPTPYPKFVEGLTPQRGLFTLWRKDGKIYVEIAKNQLDTDFIQTTEPSTGLGGYGVTPGLPYMQFARTMRFSKVDNTIVVTWPNTSFVAPDGSPAARAIAQNFAPSLAATADIATTDPTSGNVVFDASFFLTDIIDMQNYLRQALNTDKDKNPNSAYRLDDKRTYFGPSKAFPENIIIEADQTYASGSPDTIDNVTDPRTIQVSIKYNIAQGPPAGSYTPRIADDRVGYYPNVQLSFESDNVRERQQRYIIRWNLKRHPMVYYISNTIPVAYRDTIKKALLTWNQAFAPIGFPNAVEVKDQPDDPNWDADDIRYCTVHWLTLSNGGGYAQAGLVFDPRTGEMLKTSIVIDANLMYYGNLQGVDFTQPVRSFGPSGSFEAREAAFAAGEHASAVFGLNALRAMGEVSANALPPHYADDFLTSIVLHEAGHDWGLQHNFIASEAYTAKQVQSKAFTSQYGLANSVMEYIPTNVWPKGVSTGDYFQTVLGPYDYYAIKWGYAVIPGATTPTQELPTLHRWASAWSNPLYRFAMDEDVDWATGHAIDPRINQEDLTNDNLAWCTSQMQIGRTLFGMDDQRFRQYGDTHDAMRQAFGYAFYPFRNCARIASHYIGGEYLSRAHIGDPGAALPLTPVSRAQSQRAFAMLNQAVFSDSAWSLSPHLLRQLVYTEWVTDFPLPDWAYNPPVRHDMPIATMIEALQNTQLDYLLNPVLLQRLDDLSLKYTSASTMSLADLFTWMQTAIFGDLRGASTTPIGEIHRNLQQEYARRLAQLVLAPSTDTPYDAQSLARAELVTLRDSLGAALKSGHLDTLTRAHLQSLATVVDQTLSARVVLPVSQPDAGQ
- a CDS encoding xanthine dehydrogenase family protein subunit M — translated: MFPAAFEYVRANSLNDVFDAYKKYGADARILAGGQSLIPAMRYRLAQPAVLVDINPVPGLAYLKEDGGMLKVGALTRHSDIEFSPLVSGKYKMIADAAYLVADPIVRNRGTLCGAIAHNDPAADWTAVALAANASIVATSAKGSRTISIDDFLVDSFTNALQSGEMVTEVQIPSPDGRTAGAYIKIERKVGDYATAAAAGRLTLDAQGNVASAGIGMCAVGPTAMRAKAAEKLLAGGPPTDDRISAAAESAAKECDPAEDTRGSIDFKRDLIRILVIRALTTARDRLKK